The proteins below come from a single Rhizobium sp. BT04 genomic window:
- a CDS encoding chemotaxis protein CheW, protein MSYAVKNLNEGDRELIAFRIGDQEFCVNIMSVREIRGWTPATAMPHSPAYMLGVINLRGAVLPIIDLAARLGMKPADPTARHVIIVAQVRRKVVGLLVDAVSDILTVTDETVQPTPEISSELERQFARGILAIDKRMICLIELEALFPETESEAA, encoded by the coding sequence ATGTCGTACGCCGTAAAAAATCTGAACGAGGGGGACCGCGAGCTGATCGCGTTCCGCATCGGGGATCAGGAATTTTGCGTGAACATCATGTCGGTTCGTGAGATCCGGGGCTGGACCCCGGCGACCGCGATGCCGCATTCGCCTGCCTATATGCTGGGTGTCATCAACCTGCGCGGCGCGGTGCTGCCCATCATCGATCTGGCGGCCCGGCTTGGCATGAAGCCGGCCGATCCGACCGCCCGTCATGTCATCATCGTCGCCCAGGTCCGGCGTAAGGTCGTCGGCCTCCTGGTCGACGCCGTTTCCGATATTCTGACGGTGACCGACGAAACCGTCCAGCCGACGCCCGAGATCTCCTCCGAGCTCGAGCGCCAATTTGCCCGCGGCATTCTCGCCATCGACAAGCGCATGATCTGCCTGATCGAACTTGAAGCCCTCTTTCCCGAGACCGAAAGCGAAGCCGCATGA
- the cheR gene encoding protein-glutamate O-methyltransferase CheR, which yields MSVMGAKDQRQGSDEVLASGEYPLTRRDLTEIAAMIYSDAGIFLNETKASLVYSRLSKHIRSLGLSGFREYCDLVASPAGAAPRREMLSHLTTNFTRFFRENHHFDHLRDHVLPELLQRARSGGRVRIWSAASSDGQEPYSIALTVLSLMPNVADYDFKILATDIDPKILAIARAGAYDENALETVSPAMRKQWFSEVEVQGRRKFQVDDRVKRLITYNELNLMAQWPFKGKFDVIFCRNVVIYFDEPTQMKIWQRFAGLLPEGGHLYIGHSERVSGEAKHVFDNIGITTYRYTTKGLGRKA from the coding sequence ATGAGTGTAATGGGCGCAAAAGATCAGAGGCAGGGATCCGACGAGGTCTTGGCAAGCGGAGAATATCCGCTGACGCGCCGCGACCTCACCGAGATCGCCGCGATGATCTATTCCGATGCCGGCATCTTCCTCAACGAGACGAAGGCGTCGCTCGTCTATTCGCGCCTGTCGAAGCACATCCGCAGTCTCGGTCTCTCCGGCTTCCGGGAATATTGCGACCTCGTCGCTTCGCCGGCGGGCGCTGCGCCGCGCCGCGAAATGCTGTCGCATCTGACGACCAATTTCACCCGCTTCTTCCGCGAGAACCATCATTTCGACCACCTGCGCGACCATGTCCTGCCGGAACTGCTGCAGCGGGCGAGATCGGGCGGCAGGGTGCGCATCTGGTCGGCCGCCTCCTCCGACGGGCAGGAACCCTATTCGATCGCGCTCACCGTGTTGTCGCTGATGCCGAATGTCGCCGATTACGACTTCAAGATCCTGGCGACCGACATCGACCCGAAGATCCTGGCGATCGCCCGGGCCGGCGCCTATGATGAGAACGCGCTCGAAACCGTGTCGCCTGCCATGCGCAAGCAATGGTTCAGCGAAGTCGAGGTCCAGGGCCGCAGGAAGTTCCAGGTCGACGACCGCGTCAAGCGGCTGATTACCTACAACGAGCTGAACCTGATGGCGCAATGGCCGTTCAAGGGCAAGTTCGACGTCATCTTCTGCCGTAACGTCGTCATCTATTTCGACGAGCCGACGCAGATGAAGATCTGGCAGCGTTTTGCCGGCCTGCTGCCGGAGGGCGGCCACCTCTATATCGGTCATTCCGAGCGTGTGTCGGGCGAGGCGAAACACGTCTTCGACAATATCGGCATCACGACCTATCGCTATACGACCAAAGGTCTCGGGAGGAAGGCATGA
- the cheB gene encoding protein-glutamate O-methylesterase CheB, whose protein sequence is MSAPARVLVVDDSPTMRGLITAVLSSDPEVNVIGQAGDALEAREAIKRLNPDVVTLDIEMPNMNGLDFLEKIMTLRPMPVIMVSTMTHRGAEATLAALEIGAFDCVGKPGPGELRPFGDLAEKVKAAARTQRQFSQPVAAVAPPPSVADFRVGRKIVAIGSSTGGVEALIAVLQKFPANCPPTVITQHMPPTFTKSFAERLNRLCAPVVQEATDGARLEIGKIYLAPGGERHLQVSGASAPCCRLVDRAPVNGHRPSVDVLFDSVAELAGRNAVGVILTGMGRDGAAGLLKMRHAGARTLGQNEKTCVVYGMPRVAHELGAVEQQLPLSAIGEEILKMTAARKEGTE, encoded by the coding sequence ATGAGCGCGCCGGCAAGGGTTCTCGTTGTTGACGACTCGCCGACGATGCGCGGGCTGATCACTGCCGTCCTGAGCTCCGACCCCGAGGTCAACGTCATCGGCCAGGCCGGCGACGCCCTGGAAGCGCGCGAGGCGATCAAGCGGCTGAACCCCGACGTCGTGACGCTCGACATCGAGATGCCGAACATGAACGGTCTCGACTTCCTCGAAAAGATCATGACGCTGCGCCCGATGCCGGTCATCATGGTCTCCACCATGACCCATCGCGGCGCCGAGGCGACGCTTGCCGCACTGGAGATCGGTGCATTCGATTGCGTCGGCAAGCCGGGGCCAGGCGAACTCAGACCCTTCGGCGACCTCGCCGAGAAGGTCAAGGCGGCCGCGCGCACGCAGCGCCAGTTCTCCCAGCCGGTTGCTGCCGTTGCCCCACCGCCCTCGGTCGCCGATTTCCGCGTCGGCCGCAAGATCGTCGCCATCGGCTCGTCGACCGGCGGCGTCGAGGCGCTGATTGCCGTGCTGCAGAAGTTTCCGGCCAACTGCCCGCCGACCGTCATCACCCAGCATATGCCGCCGACCTTCACCAAGAGTTTCGCCGAACGGCTGAATCGCCTCTGTGCGCCGGTGGTGCAGGAAGCGACCGATGGTGCCCGTCTCGAAATCGGCAAGATCTATCTGGCGCCGGGCGGCGAGCGTCACCTCCAGGTCAGCGGTGCCTCGGCGCCGTGCTGCCGTCTTGTCGACCGGGCGCCGGTCAACGGTCATCGCCCATCGGTCGACGTGCTGTTCGATTCGGTGGCGGAACTGGCAGGCCGCAATGCTGTCGGCGTGATTTTGACCGGAATGGGCCGCGATGGCGCCGCCGGATTGTTGAAAATGCGCCACGCTGGCGCCAGAACACTCGGCCAGAACGAAAAAACCTGTGTCGTTTACGGAATGCCAAGGGTTGCTCACGAACTTGGCGCCGTTGAGCAGCAGCTGCCGCTGTCTGCCATCGGTGAGGAAATATTGAAAATGACAGCCGCCCGAAAGGAAGGGACCGAATAA
- a CDS encoding response regulator gives MSIAEKIKVLIVDDQVTSRLLLSDALTQLGFKQITSAGDGEQGMKIMAEQPHHLVISDFNMPKMDGIGFLQAVRTNPNTKKAAFIILTAQGDRALVQKAAQLGANNVLAKPFTIEKMKAAIEAVFGALK, from the coding sequence ATGTCGATCGCGGAGAAAATCAAAGTTCTGATCGTCGACGATCAGGTAACGAGCCGGTTGCTGCTCAGCGACGCGCTGACCCAGCTCGGTTTCAAGCAGATCACGTCCGCAGGCGACGGCGAGCAGGGCATGAAGATCATGGCCGAGCAGCCGCACCACCTGGTGATCTCGGACTTCAACATGCCGAAGATGGATGGCATCGGCTTCCTTCAGGCCGTGCGCACCAACCCGAACACCAAGAAGGCGGCTTTCATCATCCTGACCGCCCAGGGCGACCGCGCACTGGTGCAGAAGGCAGCCCAGCTCGGCGCCAACAACGTGCTCGCCAAGCCGTTCACGATCGAGAAGATGAAAGCGGCCATCGAAGCCGTGTTTGGAGCCCTGAAATGA
- the cheD gene encoding chemoreceptor glutamine deamidase CheD: MMTEGAARRVHIIQGEYKVLSDPNAVLSTILGSCVAACLRDPVAGIGGMNHFLLPGSATSPTSGGDATRYGVHLMELLINGLLKQGARRDRLEAKIFGGAKTISTFSNVGEQNAAFAMQFLRDEGIPVVGSSTGGDHGRKLEYWPVSGRARQYPLTGAETQRTVALEQRPAAPPKPVETSIEFF; this comes from the coding sequence ATGATGACTGAGGGGGCAGCCCGCCGCGTGCACATCATTCAGGGCGAGTACAAGGTTCTGAGCGATCCGAATGCGGTCCTCTCGACCATTCTCGGCTCGTGCGTGGCTGCGTGCCTCAGAGATCCTGTCGCCGGTATCGGCGGCATGAACCACTTCTTGCTGCCCGGTTCGGCGACGTCGCCGACATCAGGCGGCGATGCCACGCGTTACGGCGTGCATCTGATGGAACTGCTGATCAACGGTCTCCTGAAGCAGGGCGCCCGGCGCGACCGGCTGGAGGCAAAGATCTTCGGCGGCGCGAAGACGATCTCGACATTCTCCAATGTCGGTGAGCAGAACGCGGCCTTCGCCATGCAGTTCCTGAGGGATGAAGGCATTCCGGTGGTCGGTTCCTCCACAGGCGGAGACCATGGACGCAAGCTCGAATACTGGCCGGTGTCCGGTCGTGCCCGGCAATACCCCCTGACCGGCGCCGAAACGCAGAGAACCGTCGCTCTCGAGCAGCGGCCCGCCGCTCCGCCGAAGCCCGTCGAAACCAGTATCGAATTTTTTTGA
- the fliF gene encoding flagellar basal-body MS-ring/collar protein FliF, translating to MNLLNQLVQIFKNFGSLGRTRLMILGGVGAVSIAIVLAAALFVNKPAQETLYVGLDSPDLNQISMALAEANINFQVGTDGSSISVPAGMTGKARLMLAERGLPNSANAGYELFDNVGSLGLTSFMQEVTRVRALEGEIARTIQSISGITAARVHIVMPEVGNFRKQEQKPTASVMIRASAATGRSAATSIRHLVASAVPGLDVDDVTILDSAGQLLASGDEASNSSLNRSLNIVQNVQQEVESNIDKALAPFLGMDNFRSSVTADLNTDAQQIQETTYDPESKVERSVRSTKEAQQSQQKQSDSATTVEQNIPQAAPEAGGSAGPQSEDKSDKREEQTNYEINSKTTATTRNSYKVEKLSIAVVVNKGRIAKMVGEPADQAKMDAYIAEMKSIVASAAGIDANRGDVVTVTAMDFLENQLLEDATGGVRVMDMLSRNLAGIINSLAFVAVAFVVVWMGLRPLVRSVSGNSSSSVLGDATPEAAGLELPDFAPAAGASGGALMDGFGSDFGFDSTEDLLSLGDDDGNFNRRVKEGPERKLSRMVEINEERAAKILRKWAIDEAA from the coding sequence ATGAATCTGTTAAATCAATTAGTTCAGATCTTTAAGAACTTCGGTTCCCTTGGCCGAACACGCCTGATGATTCTCGGAGGCGTCGGTGCCGTCTCCATCGCAATCGTCCTTGCGGCCGCCCTTTTCGTCAACAAGCCGGCACAGGAAACGCTTTATGTCGGTCTGGACTCGCCGGATCTCAACCAGATCAGCATGGCCCTTGCCGAAGCCAACATCAATTTCCAGGTCGGCACCGACGGCTCCAGCATTAGCGTCCCCGCGGGGATGACGGGCAAGGCCCGCCTGATGCTTGCCGAGCGCGGCCTGCCGAACAGCGCCAATGCCGGTTACGAACTCTTCGACAATGTCGGCTCGCTCGGCCTGACCTCCTTCATGCAGGAGGTGACGCGAGTTCGCGCGTTGGAAGGCGAAATCGCCCGCACCATCCAGTCGATCTCGGGTATAACCGCCGCGCGCGTGCATATCGTCATGCCGGAGGTCGGAAACTTCCGGAAGCAGGAGCAGAAGCCGACCGCCTCCGTCATGATTCGCGCCAGCGCTGCCACCGGGCGCAGTGCCGCCACCTCGATCCGCCACCTCGTCGCCTCGGCCGTGCCGGGGCTTGACGTCGATGACGTGACGATCCTCGATTCCGCCGGTCAGCTGCTTGCATCCGGCGACGAAGCGAGCAACAGCTCGCTGAACCGCTCGCTCAACATCGTCCAGAACGTTCAGCAGGAAGTCGAATCCAACATCGACAAGGCGCTGGCACCCTTCCTCGGCATGGACAACTTCCGCTCCAGCGTCACCGCCGATCTCAACACGGACGCCCAGCAAATCCAGGAAACGACCTACGATCCCGAATCCAAGGTCGAACGCTCGGTCCGCTCGACGAAGGAAGCGCAGCAGTCGCAGCAGAAGCAGTCCGATAGCGCGACGACGGTCGAGCAGAACATTCCGCAGGCCGCTCCCGAGGCCGGTGGTTCCGCCGGCCCTCAATCGGAGGACAAATCCGACAAGCGCGAAGAGCAGACCAATTACGAAATCAACAGCAAGACGACGGCGACGACCCGCAACAGCTACAAGGTCGAGAAGCTTTCGATCGCTGTGGTGGTCAACAAGGGCCGTATCGCCAAGATGGTCGGCGAGCCCGCCGATCAGGCCAAGATGGACGCCTATATTGCCGAGATGAAGAGCATCGTCGCTTCGGCAGCCGGCATCGACGCCAACCGCGGCGACGTCGTCACCGTCACGGCCATGGACTTCCTTGAGAACCAGCTGCTCGAAGACGCCACCGGCGGTGTCCGCGTCATGGACATGCTGAGCCGCAACCTTGCCGGCATCATCAACTCACTGGCCTTTGTCGCGGTCGCCTTCGTGGTGGTCTGGATGGGCCTGCGGCCTCTGGTGCGCAGCGTCAGCGGCAATAGCTCCAGCTCGGTTCTCGGCGACGCCACGCCGGAAGCGGCCGGCCTCGAGCTTCCGGACTTCGCGCCGGCGGCGGGCGCCTCGGGCGGCGCTCTCATGGACGGCTTCGGCTCCGACTTCGGCTTCGACAGCACTGAAGATCTGCTCAGCCTCGGCGACGACGACGGCAACTTCAACCGCCGCGTCAAGGAAGGCCCGGAACGCAAGCTCTCCCGCATGGTCGAGATCAACGAGGAACGCGCCGCGAAAATCCTCCGGAAATGGGCGATCGACGAGGCAGCATAA